The Alphaproteobacteria bacterium genome segment AGGATCTTTACCATTTCTTGCAAACTCTCCTTTGTTGCTTCTTCCTTATCTCTTTCTTTGCCCATAAACGCTAATGCTTGCTCAAGATTTTGTAAGTCCTCAGCCATTCGAGATACTTCTTGAACTCTTATAAGCTCTCTGGCTTCGAGTTGTTCCCAAAGACTGGCAGTTTTCGGCTTTAACGGTTCACTAAGTGAGGAAAATTTTTGGGGAGCTGGGTTTAGTCGTATAACCAATTCTGTCGCCTCACTCTGGCAAACGGCAATGAGAGACGTTAAAGATAAATATATGATCGCTTTTTTCATGGTCGCTCCTTCAATACCCCTACTATTTAAAACTCATGTAATTTATCAATTTTGAGTTGTAATTAATATATTTAATTTAACATTAGTTGATAATTATATGCAACTATTAGTATATATAAAAGTTGGTTGCAAGGGCTTTTAATAGTCAATGTTGGGAATGCATGGGCTGCATTTTGTCACATAAGGAATATGTTCATAAAATTGGAAATTTAGACAAAGCGAGCGAATGCCTATCACACATTGACGCCTAAATCTCTTAAATCTAACCGACATTGGGCAGCATTCATAAATTGCATTCCCTTCAATCCTATTGCTTGTGCTCCCATTACGTTTTTATCAAGGTCATCAATAAAAAGCGTTTCTTCAGGCACAAGAGAATAAGATTCTATAAGAGTCTTATAAGGTAGCGGAGAGGGTTTCAGCGCACCAATTTCACCTGAAACTACAATCCCAGAAAACTTTTGAAAAAAGTCATATCGAGTCTTCAAATAACTGACAATTTCAATCACATTGTCAGTTATAGAATATAAGGGGTAACCTTGATCATAGAGTTCCTCAAGAAGCTCGATGCTCCCCTCTAAGGGAACGAGCGACTCTCTCACCGCAATCATAAGATTTTCAAGTGTTTCTTCAGGAATACCTAACTGCTTCTTATAAATCTGAATCACTTCTTTTTCTGTCAACTTTCCCAAGTTCAAATCAAACCAAACTGAGGATTTGAATAACTTAAGCATTAATTCGTCCGACGATCGTTCTTGATTGAAAAAATGGCGAACAATGTCCTGCGGTGACCATTTTATCAAAACATTTCCGACATCAAACACTATATTTTTAATAGTCATGCTTACCCTTTTCTCCTCATAATTTTTTATCAATCAAGCGAACCCAAGCTTCCCAGTCACGAGCCCCAAGATCATCTTCAAAACTTAAAAGATCTTTAGCAGTTTTCTTGCCTATATCAGAATCGAGAATGACAACATCTCTATTCATACTGAGCGTCAAACACTGTGTTTGACAGGCTTTTTGTAAATGATAGGTATAAAATAGAGCTTCCTTGATCGTTCGACCACTCGTAATCGAACCATGATGCCGCAGCATAAGGACAAATTTGTCTTTCAAATCCAGAGCCAATTTTCGCCCTTGAGTTGTCATGTCTAGTGCCAACGAATCATAATCATGATAATTTACATGATCATAAAAATGAAGTGCCCATTGATTAATAGGCATAAGACCTTCTTTCAAAGCAGAAACAGCCACAATTTCTGGAGAATGAATATGAAAAATAGCTTGGATATCGGGGCGAGCTTGGTAAATTGATCCATGAATCACATACCCCGTCTGATTCATATGACTTTCCCGTCCCCCCCTAACAACCCCAGCTTGGGAAACTGTCAAAAGAGACTCAGCCGTTACTTCATTAAACAACTGACCAAACGGGTAAATATGAAAAAAGGCCGGATCTTCAGCGCGAATCGATAAGTGAGCATAGGTATGATCATCTAAACCAAGATGCCCTAAAATACGATAAGCATACATCAAGTCAATTTTGCGGGGATCTAACATAGCGAAACTTCTTTAGAAAGAAAATCATTCCTAAGATGTGCCGTAAGAAAAGTAATTTGTCAAAGGGGTTTTAAAATATTCACCCTAAAGTATTTTCTATCCAAGATTGACAGGAACTCTCAGGATAGATATAGATTGTGATTGACTGTTCATGATATTTTCGTATTGTATACTTGTTTCATCCCGTGTTTTAAACGGGCCTGTAGTTCAGTTGGTTAGAACGCACCGCTCATAACGGTGTTGTCGTAGGTTCGAGTCCTACCGGGCCCACCATTTTTCATTACTTTTATTAATTTTTAATTAAAAAATATATTTTTTACTTTCTTTTCATGGTTTTATTACCAAAAGCACTTGATTATTGCCCCTAAAAACTTATCTT includes the following:
- a CDS encoding HAD family phosphatase codes for the protein MTIKNIVFDVGNVLIKWSPQDIVRHFFNQERSSDELMLKLFKSSVWFDLNLGKLTEKEVIQIYKKQLGIPEETLENLMIAVRESLVPLEGSIELLEELYDQGYPLYSITDNVIEIVSYLKTRYDFFQKFSGIVVSGEIGALKPSPLPYKTLIESYSLVPEETLFIDDLDKNVMGAQAIGLKGMQFMNAAQCRLDLRDLGVNV